ATAGGAAGCATCTTCTAATTTTGTTCAATATAAAGAAAGTTATTTCTCTACTACATGAGAAACACATACATGATACACATCAGCTATACCAAAATGCATTATTCTTCTCTTTCTCACTTTCACTAGTTAAGctagaaaaatatgaaatttttcttaaaagtgTCAAAAATACGAAATTTCATTTAGTTATAGGTTttgattagtgtgtgtgtgttagtttgTAGTAAGAATTAATTAATGGCGGATGGAAGTGACATATACAGGGCAGTTCATAGCATAAGATTAGGGAGTCTAAGACAAGGTAGCACTACAAGAGCACCAAGTTTAAGATCCGGAAGTAGCTCCGTATGGCGCAATTCGGGTGCCGAAATGTTTTCAAAGTCTCTtcatgaagaagatgacgaAGAGGCACTTAAATGGGCTTCTCTCGAGAAGCTGCCAACTTTCGATCGTTTGAGAAAAGGTTTGCTTTTTGGGTCAACTGGGCCGTCAAGTGAAGTTGATGTTGACAATCTTGGCCCAGATGATAGAAGGCATTTACTTGATAGACTTGTGAAAGTCGCTGATGAAGATAACGAAAGGTTCTTGTTGAAGCTCAGGGATCGAATTGATAGGTACTATATATACGTAATATTTGACGATTTTTATTACATTTCAATATCTATACATCAAGTTTGTCGTTGTTGTTGTCGTCGTGATAAATTGTTCAATAGATCGACTTAAttataatgtttatatatagggttgGAATTGATATGCCAACAATCGAAGTCAAGTTCGAGCATCTAACTGTGGAGGCAGATATCAATACAGGAAGTCGGGCGTTACCTAGTTTTATTAACTTTCACCTCGAGTTCTTAGAGGTAGAAACGATCGATATATAAGTATTTCATAATTCTCAAagtacttttaaaatttttatctattttcttAGCTTTTGTTCATGTTTATATGTCATTGTAGTGGGTACTAAGCTTAACTAATCTGCTTCCgaataagaaaaaacatattaCTATCCTTGATGATGCTAGTGGTGTCATCAAGCCTAGCAggtgagatattttaaaaaaataacaatatagaAAACTTTCTTTGAATGTTTTCAAAATACTCAtactgactttttttttttggatataaCTATGTATAATTTTGTAGAATGACATTACTTTTGGGTCCTCCAAGTTCGGGAAAGACAACACTTTTGATGGCCTTGGCTGGCACACTTGCAAAAGAGCTTAAGGTATAATTAATATTGAGATCCTAAATTTATTTCGAACATATCTGACAATGATTATATGATATACATAATCAGGGGTAGTAAAACCAGCTGTGAAAAATACATTTGGGATTTGTAAATGTAGAACGTCTTTTTCTAGAAAGACCATAATTATACAAATCCACACAATATCTtctatttttgaagaaaaaacacCCCCTTGtatgaggtcttgtgttcaagctTTGAAAATGATATGAGAATTAAGTCCTTTTATGAGAGTTTGGTTTGGGTATACTTAGCTTCAAGTCTGAAAGGGCAGAGTTTACCTCTAATAATTGTTGTGACTTTGGGCGGATTAGTAAGGGATTTTCCctccattgggtatttgaagtagacatttctactttgaAAGAACTCTATATCACAgaccggttaagacaacgtatgctagacctccagCTGTCGAATCTTGacacgaaattcacctttcaaaaaaattttgtaaaaaagtgACTAAATCAAATATTTCGGTTGATGGgtcattacatttatttaaaaaaccaaaacccaaaagtaaaaattacgaaataataataatttactgTATAATAATAGAACATCTTACCAACTAcctaattttatttatgtataatgCTAGTGGATGTTAGAATAATTGTCCtttttaacataataaaaataagtaattATCAAGATTTGTAAGGGGTGGGGCCATGCAAAGAGTATGATTGACCATGACccaattagaaaaaaaaaatacagtaaCGACCAACGATAGTATATTTTACTGTAagttttttctctttcatataGGTATATATTTTGACTACTCAAAATAATAACTTTTCTTCATTTGTTAGATCTTGATGGCCATATTAACAACtccaataattaattaatggctTTAGCCTTGTGCCTGCGTACTATACTcgaattttatatttaacaaacTAACATgatgtggtggtggtagtggcgcCAGTTTGGTGATGGGGTGATCGGTGGTAATGACGGTGACTATTGATGGTGATGGCGACGAcgagtggtgtaggttgatgcaAATATACTTAATGTAAAagcaataataaatatattttagaagtaaaattattttgtggagaatttttatttaacaaaataataaagataaactATTTATATCAAAATCTTTGACTCACTGGATTTTGTGAAAATAGAACATCTTAGCAAGTACCAATTTAGTAGGGTTTTTTTCCCCTACTCTTCTATGTTAGAGCATTGCCAAAGTTTCAAACTAATATAGTTACGAGTATTATCTTAATAACACACCACCCCCTCTTAATAATACACCACCCCCGCCGCACACGACCACCGCTGCATCGCGTGGGTACCGTTCTATCTTAATAACAAACATGAAGTAGAACATATATAAGATTTTATTAACTCATGCTAATGTAGGAGAATgcttattttaagaaaaacgAAATTTGTTCATCAAAacatttatatttgatttttacgACTTCAAAACTCATAATAATGGATTATCACTTTCAAAATGCAAATCCAAACATGACGTTCATATGTCACCTATATGAATATTTTGGTCTTCCATTTTTTTGCTTTTCCGAAAAACCATTTTTTTCTCCCATATACTAAAGCTcaaaatgatgatatatatgtacTATAAATGCAGAGTTCGGGTAAAGTAACATATAATGGGCATGAGTTACATGAGTTTGTACCTGAAAGAACTGCTGCTTATATCAGCCAGAATGATCTCCATATTGGAGAAATGACTGTAAGAGAAACATTGGCTTTCTCTGCAAGATGTCAAGGCGTTGGATCACGTTACGGTCAGTTTGCAGTCATTTTGATCTACTTCGTTATTTTTTCCAGAGTATTGCTGTATATAACACAATGCATATCCAAAAAAATTTGCAGATATGCTGGTAGAACTAGCTAGAAGAGAAAAAGAAGCAAATATTAAGCCTGATCCTGACATTGATATTTTCATGAAGGTAAGATACGATTTGTAGCGTGACATAACAATTAAGCATTTTGAATCCTTCATGATCTAAATCTAAATTGTTTATCATTGTTATTCAGGCTGCTTCAACCAAAGGTCAAGAAGCTAGCGTAGTCACAGATTATACTCTCAAGGTATGATGATGCATATTTAAAGGTGGCAAGATGGGCAAGtcaggtgggttgggtaatggtcaaaatgggtttggtAAAATAGTCATTCGCTAGTATGGTCATGTTGGGTTGGGTTTGAAACGACTCATGTTTTAGCACGGATTTGAATGGGTCGGTTAATCTGAACACTTTCTGTTTACTTTGTACAAGTAATGACCGTGTTCAATATGCATATAGAAATTACATTTTTCCAATGGTAATCTAACATTTTAATATACAACTTAAGCGATTAATGACTAGTTTAAACTCTACTACCTAATCCATATTAGTTCACCTTTCTATAGTTAAATGTTTCGGATAGTAAAGATAAAGCATAACATAAATCGACTTAAGTAGATGGATTGAAATCTTTACCTAACATTGAGGGTCTCTATTACATGTCTATACGTGCATGCTTTATGTTTTGCAGAGAGAAATACCAAAATAAGATGTTATGAATATTATGATTTATTGTGCAGCTATTGGGGTTAGATATATGTGCCGATACCATGGTAGGGGATCAAATGTTAAGGGGTATCTCTGGTGGACAAAAGAAGCGTGTGACAACTGGTGAAATGATTGTCGGACCATCAAAGGTTCTTCTTATGGACGAGATATCAACAGGGTTGGACAGTTCTACAACTTTCCAGATTGTTAATTCACTTAAACAAATTCTTCACATTCTTGAGAGTACTGCCATCATTTCACTCCTTCAGCCTGCACCCGAGACatataatttgtttgatgacATCATACTCTTGACTGATGGCAAAATTGTATATCAAGGCCCACGTGAACACGTCCTTGAGTTTTTTGAGTCAATGGGATTTAAATGCCCTGCAAGGAAAGGCGTTGCTGATTTCTTACAAGAAGTAAGAATGAAATTTCATAAATAGTTATAAAATCTAAATTATACTAGAATTCGAATACTAGCTACTATACATCATTTTAATCCAACTTAACATCTAAACCGTGTTACAGGTGACTTCAAAAAAAGATCAGGAGCAATACTGGATGAGAAGAGACGCACCATACAGATTTGTGACATCCAAAGAATTTGCAGATGCGTACCAATCATTCCATGTTGGACGGAAAATACAAAGTGAAATTGCTGTTCCATATGACAAAAGTAAAAGCCACCCTGCTGCACTTACTACCGAAAAATATGGTTTAAATAAGAAAGAGGTCTTGAAAGCTTGTATCGATAGAGAATTATTGCTCATGAAAAGAAACTCATTTGTCTATCTGTTCAAATCATTCCAAGTAAGTGTCGTGATACTTTACAAGTTTCGAGCTAGATTTATGTCTTGGTAATAAAATGTTCAAAGTTATTAATATCATTCTTCATTGGTTGCTTTCAGCTATTTGTGATGGCATTTGTCTCTTTTACTGTGTTTTTCCGAACTGAGATGGAAAGAAGCATAGAAAAAGGAGGGCTGTATGCGGGAGCTTTATTTTTCGGTGTGGTTATGATCATGTTTAACGGGCTGTCTGAGATTCCAATGACCATTGCAAAGCTTCCTGTATTCTACAAGCAACGGAACTTCCTTTTCTTTCCAGCGTGGGCTTATGCTATTCCCTCATGGGTAACGAAGATTCCCATCTCGTTAATTGAAGCTGGGGGTTGGACGTGTTTAACTTACTACATCATAGGATTCGATCCTAACGTCTTCAGGTGAATAGTTATCATGGATATTCAACTTTCAGcgcacatccaaacaccccaCCACTGAATGATCCaactttatatcttttatactaactttttttaaaatcttgcAGATTCTTGAAGCAGCTTTTGATGCTTTTTCTTGTTAACCAGATGTCTTCTGGATTGTTTCGGTTCATTGCAGCATTGGGTAGGAACATGATTGTTGCAAACACGTTTGGTGCATTTGCACTTCTCTTGATATTTGTATTGGGTGGTTTCGTCCTTTCACGAGGTACTATATTGACTAGCTTGTACACATATAACATTGGATATTAACTGTTTACTTTGTCAACTAATTAACAAACTGTTTTGCCTTATCAAAGATGATATTAAGAGTTGGTGGATATGGGGATACTGGACATCCCCCATGATGTATGCAATGAATGGTATATACGTGAACGAGTTCCTTGGGCATAGTTGGAGAATGGTAAATTACACACACTTTgaaatgtttgtttgtttatcaCATTCTCTACAAAGTGATCACTAAAGCTtacatattaaaatattttcctGTGTCATATATATAGCAAGTGAACGGGACAACATTAGGGAAGGCGATTACCGTATCCAGAGGGTTCTTTGCAGATGCTTACTGGTATTGGCTTGCAGTCGGGGCTATGGTCGGATTTATCTTCAGCTTCAATTTCAGTTTCGCTGTGGCCCTTGACTATCTTGATGGCGAGTCTTCCTATCTTTGTTCTTCGCATTGAAGTCTTGTCAGAAAAGTTAGAAGTTTGAGCACATACAAGTGCTATTTTGGACTTTGATGTTTGAAAAACTTTTTGTCACTTGATCATAACTTCCCTTTTCTGCTTCTACAGCTTTTGATAAAGCTCAAGCTAGTATATCAGCAGAGGACGAAGGTAATGAGAGCATTGAAATGTCATCTATGAATAAGGAATCCGGAGATGCAGGAGGTGAAAACAAGAAGAAAGGAATGATTCTTCCATTCGAACCACATTCAATTACCTTTGATGATATTAAATACTCTGTTGATATGCCACAGGTAAAGTTATTTTACTTAAGAATCGCTAAGCTCATATGAAAAAGTTAGAACtcatcatatgttttttttttttttttttctttttttgtaggAAATGAAAGATCAAGGAATGGGCGACGACCGACTGCTGTTGCTTAAGGGCGTTAGTGGAGCTTTCAGGCCCGGTGTTCTCACAGCTCTAATGGGGGTGAGTGGTGCTGGAAAAACTACTCTGATGGACGTGCTAGCAGGTCGGAAAACCGGTGGGTATATTGATGGCGAGATTAAAATTTCCGGGTATCCAAAGAAACAGGAAACATTTTCTCGGATTTCTGGATATTGCGAGCAAAACGATATCCATTCTCCTTATGTTACTCTCTACGAGTCATTGCTTTACTCGGCTTGGCTCAGGTTGCCATCGGATGTTAATGAGACCCAGAGAAAGGTTAGCTATTAGCTTTATGTTTTTGAAGTCTAAAACAATGATTTTAACCCtcaaacaaaacacattgacCCGGTTTAATTTatttgccccccccccccccccccccccccccctcccttcTCCCTTTTTCCCCCCTACGGTTATGGTTTATGAAGAATGCTGAAAATGGTGTTTTCTACAGTTGTTTGTTGAGGAGGTTATGAACCTAGTTGAACTGAGCCCATTAAGGGATGCATTAGTTGGATTACCTGGTGTCAACGGTCTATCAACAGAACAGCGTAAAAGGTTAACCATAGCAGTTGAACTCGTTGCCAACCCATCTATAATATTTATGGATGAGCCAACCTCAGGGCTAGATGCTAGAGCGGCTGCCATTGTGATGAGAGCTGTTAGAAACACAGTGGACACTGGAAGAACAGTTGTTTGCACAATCCATCAACCCAGCATCGACATTTTTGAAGCTTTTGATGAGGTTTGCAACTTCATTACATATGTGATACATTTTGCAGCAAACGTATATATCTAATGACTAACGGTATAATGCAgctatttttaatgaaaagagGAGGAGAAGAACTGTATGTTGGACCCATAGGTCGCAATTCTTGTGAACTAATCGAATACTTTGAGGCTATCCAAGGTGTAAGTAAGATTACAGACGGATATAACCCTGCAACCTGGATGCTGGAAGTTAGTACTCCAGCACAAGAAATGTCTACTGGAGTTGATTTCACTGCCATCTATAAGAGTTCCGAACTTTTAAAGTGAGTACACAATATTCCCTTGATCCCTGCCAATCTTTCTTTGTATAAGTTATCTGATCTCTGGGTCTAATTTACAGGAGAAACAAAGCCTTAATTGCTGAACTAAGTGTACCACGGCCTGGCTCACAAGATTTGTTCTACCCAACTCAATACTCGCAGCAGTTTCTTGTCCAATGCATAGCATGTTTGTGGAAACAACGGTGTTCATACTGGAGAAATACGTCATACACTGCTGTACGTTTTGTTTTCACCACCTTCATCGGGATCATGTTCGGCACCATGTTTTGGGATCTTGGCAGTAAAAAGTAAGCACCATCatatttaaactatatatacaccCAGTAACATGTTTGGAATATTTTATTGTCCGTCTCAATTATTAATAAACTAAGTTATGTATTTCAGGACAAGCACACTAGATCTTTCAAATGCGATGGGTTCCATGTATGCAGCTGTTCTGTTCATTGGAGTTCAAAACGCATCAATAGTGCAACCAGTCGTAGATGTCGAACGAACAGTCTTTTATAGAGAAAGAGCGGCTGGGATGTATTCTGCTTTGTCGTATGCTTTTGCTCAAATTCTGGTGGAGGTACCATATGTGCTGGTGCAAACAGGAGTATACAGTGTGATAGTGTATGCCATGATTGGATTTGAATGGACTGTTTCTAAATTCCTTTGGAATATCTTCTTCCAATTTTGTTGTTTCCTATACATGACTTACTATGGTATGATGACGGTCGCCATGACCCCCAATGTCAACATCTCTATGATCATTGCTGCTTCATTTTACGGGATGTTCAATCTCTTTTCTGGATTCATCATTCCACGACCCGTAAGTTTCACTGAATATCACTTCACTTGCTTTTCAACTTTGTAACATATTTTTAAGCACTAAAATATTTGTTATGTGAATCTAAAACAGAGCATTCCAGTCTGGTGGAAATGGTACTACTGGGCAAATCCAATTGCATGGACCATTTACGGCATGGTTGTTTCACAGTTCGGGGACTACAATGACGTACTTGCAAACGGTGAAACTGTTAAGGAATACCTGGACCGATTTTATGGTTTCAAACATAGTTTTCTTGGCCCTATTGCTGGTGTGCACGTTGGATTGATTTTCTTCTTTGCTACCATATTTGCTTTTGGAATTCGCACCTTCAATTTCCAGAAGAGATAAttggtttttttgtttgtttgttttggtagttacaaacttacaaacTATATCAATCTGTGTAACTGCTTATATCAATTAAATGTGTAATTTGTATTCAATAAAAAGCTTAAATATTTATGTTCCCAACATGTTGCTCATATCATAGTGTAACGCTCATTGTATTTTATACAGATTATGAGGTATGTGTACGCCTGTATAAAGTAATGTGCGTCCCAGAACCAAAATAGCAGGGATCATGGGGCCAAACTTACAA
The Erigeron canadensis isolate Cc75 chromosome 2, C_canadensis_v1, whole genome shotgun sequence DNA segment above includes these coding regions:
- the LOC122586821 gene encoding pleiotropic drug resistance protein 1-like, with the translated sequence MADGSDIYRAVHSIRLGSLRQGSTTRAPSLRSGSSSVWRNSGAEMFSKSLHEEDDEEALKWASLEKLPTFDRLRKGLLFGSTGPSSEVDVDNLGPDDRRHLLDRLVKVADEDNERFLLKLRDRIDRVGIDMPTIEVKFEHLTVEADINTGSRALPSFINFHLEFLEWVLSLTNLLPNKKKHITILDDASGVIKPSRMTLLLGPPSSGKTTLLMALAGTLAKELKSSGKVTYNGHELHEFVPERTAAYISQNDLHIGEMTVRETLAFSARCQGVGSRYDMLVELARREKEANIKPDPDIDIFMKAASTKGQEASVVTDYTLKLLGLDICADTMVGDQMLRGISGGQKKRVTTGEMIVGPSKVLLMDEISTGLDSSTTFQIVNSLKQILHILESTAIISLLQPAPETYNLFDDIILLTDGKIVYQGPREHVLEFFESMGFKCPARKGVADFLQEVTSKKDQEQYWMRRDAPYRFVTSKEFADAYQSFHVGRKIQSEIAVPYDKSKSHPAALTTEKYGLNKKEVLKACIDRELLLMKRNSFVYLFKSFQLFVMAFVSFTVFFRTEMERSIEKGGLYAGALFFGVVMIMFNGLSEIPMTIAKLPVFYKQRNFLFFPAWAYAIPSWVTKIPISLIEAGGWTCLTYYIIGFDPNVFRFLKQLLMLFLVNQMSSGLFRFIAALGRNMIVANTFGAFALLLIFVLGGFVLSRDDIKSWWIWGYWTSPMMYAMNGIYVNEFLGHSWRMQVNGTTLGKAITVSRGFFADAYWYWLAVGAMVGFIFSFNFSFAVALDYLDAFDKAQASISAEDEGNESIEMSSMNKESGDAGGENKKKGMILPFEPHSITFDDIKYSVDMPQEMKDQGMGDDRLLLLKGVSGAFRPGVLTALMGVSGAGKTTLMDVLAGRKTGGYIDGEIKISGYPKKQETFSRISGYCEQNDIHSPYVTLYESLLYSAWLRLPSDVNETQRKLFVEEVMNLVELSPLRDALVGLPGVNGLSTEQRKRLTIAVELVANPSIIFMDEPTSGLDARAAAIVMRAVRNTVDTGRTVVCTIHQPSIDIFEAFDELFLMKRGGEELYVGPIGRNSCELIEYFEAIQGVSKITDGYNPATWMLEVSTPAQEMSTGVDFTAIYKSSELLKRNKALIAELSVPRPGSQDLFYPTQYSQQFLVQCIACLWKQRCSYWRNTSYTAVRFVFTTFIGIMFGTMFWDLGSKKTSTLDLSNAMGSMYAAVLFIGVQNASIVQPVVDVERTVFYRERAAGMYSALSYAFAQILVEVPYVLVQTGVYSVIVYAMIGFEWTVSKFLWNIFFQFCCFLYMTYYGMMTVAMTPNVNISMIIAASFYGMFNLFSGFIIPRPSIPVWWKWYYWANPIAWTIYGMVVSQFGDYNDVLANGETVKEYLDRFYGFKHSFLGPIAGVHVGLIFFFATIFAFGIRTFNFQKR